The following coding sequences lie in one Canis lupus familiaris isolate Mischka breed German Shepherd chromosome 34, alternate assembly UU_Cfam_GSD_1.0, whole genome shotgun sequence genomic window:
- the DNAJB11 gene encoding dnaJ homolog subfamily B member 11 isoform X3 produces the protein MQLRSAHSCWRDFYKILGVPRSASIKDIKKAYRKLALQLHPDRNPDDPRAQEKFQDLGAAYEVLSDSEKRKQYDTYGEEGLKDGHQSSHGDIFSHFFGDFGFMFGGTPRQQDRNIPRGSDIIVDLEVTLEEVYAGNFVEVVRNKPVARQAPGKRKCNCRQEMRTTQLGPGRFQMTQEVVCDECPNVKLVNEERTLEVEIEPGVRDGMEYPFIGEGEPHVDGEPGDLRFRIKVVKHPIFERRGDDLYTNVTISLVESLVGFDMDITHLDGHKVHISRDKITRPGAKLWKKGEGLPNFDNNNIKGSLIITFDVDFPKEQLTEEAREGIKQLLNQGSVQKVYNGLQGY, from the exons ATGCAGCTACGGTCAGCCCACAGCTGCTG GCGAGATTTCTATAAGATCTTGGGGGTGCCTCGCAGCGCCtctataaaagacattaaaaaggcCTACAGGAAACTAGCCCTGCAGCTTCATCCTGACCGGAACCCGGATGACCCACGAGCTCAGGAGAAATTCCAGGACCTAGGTGCTGCTTATGAG GTTCTGTCAGATAGTGAGAAACGAAAACAGTATGATACTTACGGTGAAGAGGGATTAAAAGATGGTCATCAGAGCTCCCATGGAGACATTTTTTCACA CTTCTTTGGAGATTTTGGTTTCATGTTTGGAGGAACCCCTCGTCAGCAAGACAGAAATATTCCAAGAGGCAGTGATATTATTGTAGATCTAGAAGTCACTTTGGAAGAAGTATATGCAGGAAATTTTGTGGAA GTAGTTAGAAACAAACCTGTGGCAAGACAGGCTCCAGGCAAACGAAAATGCAACTGCCGGCAGGAGATGCGGACTACCCAGCTGGGCCCAGGGCGCTTCCAGATGACCCAGGAGGTGGTCTGTGACGAGTGCCCTAATGTCAA ACTAGTGAATGAAGAACGAACACTAGAGGTAGAAATAGAACCTGGAGTGAGAGATGGAATGGAGTACCCCTTTATTGGAGAAG GTGAGCCTCATGTGGATGGAGAGCCAGGAGACCTGCGGTTCCGAATCAAAGTTGTCAA GCACCCAATATTTGAAAGGAGAGGAGATGATTTGTATACAAACGTGACAATCTCACTAGTCGAGTCTCTGGTGGGCTTTGATATGGATATTACTCACTTGGATGGCCACAAG GTACATATTTCCCGGGATAAGATCACAAGACCAGGAGCCAAGCtatggaagaaaggagaagggcTCCCCAACTTTGACAACAACAACATCAAGGGCTCTTTGATAATCACTTTTGATGTGGATTTTCCAAAAGAACAGTTAACAGAGGAAGCAAGAGAAG GTATCAAACAGCTTCTGAACCAAGGATCAGTGCAGAAGGTATACAATGGACTGCAAGGATATTAA
- the DNAJB11 gene encoding dnaJ homolog subfamily B member 11 isoform X2, with product MNEIPRLVTRRDFYKILGVPRSASIKDIKKAYRKLALQLHPDRNPDDPRAQEKFQDLGAAYEVLSDSEKRKQYDTYGEEGLKDGHQSSHGDIFSHFFGDFGFMFGGTPRQQDRNIPRGSDIIVDLEVTLEEVYAGNFVEVVRNKPVARQAPGKRKCNCRQEMRTTQLGPGRFQMTQEVVCDECPNVKLVNEERTLEVEIEPGVRDGMEYPFIGEGEPHVDGEPGDLRFRIKVVKHPIFERRGDDLYTNVTISLVESLVGFDMDITHLDGHKVHISRDKITRPGAKLWKKGEGLPNFDNNNIKGSLIITFDVDFPKEQLTEEAREGIKQLLNQGSVQKVYNGLQGY from the exons ATGAATGAAATTCCCAGACTCGTCACCAG GCGAGATTTCTATAAGATCTTGGGGGTGCCTCGCAGCGCCtctataaaagacattaaaaaggcCTACAGGAAACTAGCCCTGCAGCTTCATCCTGACCGGAACCCGGATGACCCACGAGCTCAGGAGAAATTCCAGGACCTAGGTGCTGCTTATGAG GTTCTGTCAGATAGTGAGAAACGAAAACAGTATGATACTTACGGTGAAGAGGGATTAAAAGATGGTCATCAGAGCTCCCATGGAGACATTTTTTCACA CTTCTTTGGAGATTTTGGTTTCATGTTTGGAGGAACCCCTCGTCAGCAAGACAGAAATATTCCAAGAGGCAGTGATATTATTGTAGATCTAGAAGTCACTTTGGAAGAAGTATATGCAGGAAATTTTGTGGAA GTAGTTAGAAACAAACCTGTGGCAAGACAGGCTCCAGGCAAACGAAAATGCAACTGCCGGCAGGAGATGCGGACTACCCAGCTGGGCCCAGGGCGCTTCCAGATGACCCAGGAGGTGGTCTGTGACGAGTGCCCTAATGTCAA ACTAGTGAATGAAGAACGAACACTAGAGGTAGAAATAGAACCTGGAGTGAGAGATGGAATGGAGTACCCCTTTATTGGAGAAG GTGAGCCTCATGTGGATGGAGAGCCAGGAGACCTGCGGTTCCGAATCAAAGTTGTCAA GCACCCAATATTTGAAAGGAGAGGAGATGATTTGTATACAAACGTGACAATCTCACTAGTCGAGTCTCTGGTGGGCTTTGATATGGATATTACTCACTTGGATGGCCACAAG GTACATATTTCCCGGGATAAGATCACAAGACCAGGAGCCAAGCtatggaagaaaggagaagggcTCCCCAACTTTGACAACAACAACATCAAGGGCTCTTTGATAATCACTTTTGATGTGGATTTTCCAAAAGAACAGTTAACAGAGGAAGCAAGAGAAG GTATCAAACAGCTTCTGAACCAAGGATCAGTGCAGAAGGTATACAATGGACTGCAAGGATATTAA
- the DNAJB11 gene encoding dnaJ homolog subfamily B member 11 isoform X1, giving the protein MAPQNLGTLCLLLLYLLGAAIAGRDFYKILGVPRSASIKDIKKAYRKLALQLHPDRNPDDPRAQEKFQDLGAAYEVLSDSEKRKQYDTYGEEGLKDGHQSSHGDIFSHFFGDFGFMFGGTPRQQDRNIPRGSDIIVDLEVTLEEVYAGNFVEVVRNKPVARQAPGKRKCNCRQEMRTTQLGPGRFQMTQEVVCDECPNVKLVNEERTLEVEIEPGVRDGMEYPFIGEGEPHVDGEPGDLRFRIKVVKHPIFERRGDDLYTNVTISLVESLVGFDMDITHLDGHKVHISRDKITRPGAKLWKKGEGLPNFDNNNIKGSLIITFDVDFPKEQLTEEAREGIKQLLNQGSVQKVYNGLQGY; this is encoded by the exons ATGGCCCCGCAGAACCTGGGCACCCTCTGCCTGTTGCTGCTGTACCTCCTCGGGGCCGCGATCGCCGG GCGAGATTTCTATAAGATCTTGGGGGTGCCTCGCAGCGCCtctataaaagacattaaaaaggcCTACAGGAAACTAGCCCTGCAGCTTCATCCTGACCGGAACCCGGATGACCCACGAGCTCAGGAGAAATTCCAGGACCTAGGTGCTGCTTATGAG GTTCTGTCAGATAGTGAGAAACGAAAACAGTATGATACTTACGGTGAAGAGGGATTAAAAGATGGTCATCAGAGCTCCCATGGAGACATTTTTTCACA CTTCTTTGGAGATTTTGGTTTCATGTTTGGAGGAACCCCTCGTCAGCAAGACAGAAATATTCCAAGAGGCAGTGATATTATTGTAGATCTAGAAGTCACTTTGGAAGAAGTATATGCAGGAAATTTTGTGGAA GTAGTTAGAAACAAACCTGTGGCAAGACAGGCTCCAGGCAAACGAAAATGCAACTGCCGGCAGGAGATGCGGACTACCCAGCTGGGCCCAGGGCGCTTCCAGATGACCCAGGAGGTGGTCTGTGACGAGTGCCCTAATGTCAA ACTAGTGAATGAAGAACGAACACTAGAGGTAGAAATAGAACCTGGAGTGAGAGATGGAATGGAGTACCCCTTTATTGGAGAAG GTGAGCCTCATGTGGATGGAGAGCCAGGAGACCTGCGGTTCCGAATCAAAGTTGTCAA GCACCCAATATTTGAAAGGAGAGGAGATGATTTGTATACAAACGTGACAATCTCACTAGTCGAGTCTCTGGTGGGCTTTGATATGGATATTACTCACTTGGATGGCCACAAG GTACATATTTCCCGGGATAAGATCACAAGACCAGGAGCCAAGCtatggaagaaaggagaagggcTCCCCAACTTTGACAACAACAACATCAAGGGCTCTTTGATAATCACTTTTGATGTGGATTTTCCAAAAGAACAGTTAACAGAGGAAGCAAGAGAAG GTATCAAACAGCTTCTGAACCAAGGATCAGTGCAGAAGGTATACAATGGACTGCAAGGATATTAA